The Capsicum annuum cultivar UCD-10X-F1 chromosome 3, UCD10Xv1.1, whole genome shotgun sequence genomic sequence CAAATTTGACTGTTTATCACCGATTGTTTTTAGATATTAACAAGAATACATTGATATCAAGCCAACGAAGCAGAAAAGAGACTTTCGTTGGTTAAAGAACAAAGAGTACTAAATCAGACTTACTAAAACAGATTAAAAGGAACGAAGGTGGAACAAAAATAATGGGACATCAGAGTAAAGATCAACCAACCTTTATGTCTCCTTCACTGAATGCTCTTCGCATACCATAAACAGCTCCAAAGTCCATTCCACCAAAATCTATAAAATTTGGCCTCACTGGAGCCGCCTGTATCCACTCCATGGAGCTTAAACACCCTGAACTAACACTTTTCTGGAAGGATCCCTCAGAAACCAAGTTTTCATCTGCAGTCAGGTTTCCATCAGGCTTCACAATAGGAATTTTCATGTCCAAGGCTTCAGAGAACGTTATATCAATTGCATCTTTTCCAAATAGATCTTTATTGCATTCATAAAAAACTTCGCTCAGGAGTTGTTCATTCTCAAAAGAAGTTTCTAGATCCGAAACTTTGAGTCCTTGCGGGGAGATGGCATCTTCTGAACAAGAAATCATAGAAATAGCAGCAGTCACAGGATCAATGCCCATCAAAGGTTCTTCAAGAATTGGTTGTGGAGCTTTAAAGAGATCCCCTTCTCCCCCGAGGTCATATTCTGATATGGTTGATCCCTGTTGAGATTACCCACATAAGAATTCAAAATAGAAGCTGTAAAGAACATGGCAACAGAAATGCTTCAAAATATCATGGTAAATCTAGAGTAGACATGTATATTTAGCACAGCCAAGTTCAAAGGCATAGAGCCGTTAACTCATCACAGCGTTTAAATGTCATACGTTAATTCTGTGTGGTGCAGAGTTGAACTTAAATACACTGAGCAATAAGGAAGTAGAGTAGAAAAAAAATTCACTCAAATGCAATCAGACTGTCAAGATCACTCAAACGTGACATATGTTAACAAAAAACACCATCACTTATAGCAAATCAAACGGACTTGACATTTGTATCATGGCAAAAGCACAAATATAAACCACATGAACttctataacacatcaattgTAGGGTACCAGGGTGAATTGCTCACAGCTCACCATCAGGTATTTCTAACGAGGACTTTTTTTTGTACGAGTATAAGGCAGAAGGATTCCCGTGACGAGCAGATAATCAATAGAACAACAGCGATAGATAATGGTAGCCCATGCTTATTCTCTCTTATGCATATAAATTTACTAAAAGGTGGTACAAGAACCAAACAACTTTCCAAGATATTCAGCCAGCACATGCCCGTAGAAGGAAAAAGGGGAGAGACTGAGAGAGATAGAGCACATTCATACAGATAGTGGAAACTCGATAATGTCCATTACGCTAAACAAGCCCGAAAAAGAACAAAAGCAACAGCTAATGACAAGAGAATCCGCCATTGTCATAGGTACATTTCAAGCAAGATAAGATCAGACCGAATCAACCATGAATTTGCTGTTTCCATATGAAAAGAACTTACTAAGTGGCTCTCTTACTACCTTATGAAAATTACCAATCTTTAACCTTTATGCTCCGAAAAGCATTAGTTAGAAACTACCCAAATTCTCACAAATATGGAGACACCTCTTAACTTTTTCCACAACGTTATCCCTCCTCAGAGAATCAATCAGCACACTAACCAAACAAAAACTCCCTATCCTCTAACAAGAAAGGTGAAACTTAACACTTttaacttttctcttttttccaacTTTTTCAATGTTTCAACTCTACAAGTGCGGTATAAAAGTGAGGCCTTAACGACAAGTTGGCCGccaaaaaaggaaataaagaatCAGCAAAAGGGAAATACATGGGAAGTAAATGGTGGCCActtgtggtttttttttttatatatatatatcaaggtAGAGAGTATAATGAACACGGAACTCATGATTTTGATATACTGACTTGTTTCTCTTTGTTCAATATACAGATCTAGCATATGTCATGAACTCACATGTTACCATTTAAACACTATATACTTAAACATAACACACCAAAAAGCAAATTATTTCCAAACAATAATCAATTTTTCCTGTTTTTCTTCTCTTAGTCAATAGTGATTAGCAGACAAATAGTATCACCATTCATAATCCTAGACTCTACTACTCTTATTTAATTAACACAgtcaagcataaaaaaaataaaaaataaaactggggttttccttcatttctCGAATTACTGAGGAAGAAATTGGAAAGGAGAAGCAAAATCGGCTCTAATAAAACTAAGAAGAAAGCTTAAATCCCCACAAAAATACTATCAGAAACCCTAAATTTacactcccatttgaatagacctAAAAACGAAAATAAACCCACTAACCCCAAGTCTAAATAATCTCACATTTTAAACTTCAAATCATTAACACttcaataaatcaaaaaaaaaaaaaaaaaaaaaaaaacagacacAACACAACAACGGATACACTTAGATAAGCTAAACTAAACTAACTACCATTGAGGCAGCATTTGTTTCATTGGAAGATGAGAAATCATCAAAGTGTTGAACATCAGAAGGGAAACTTTGGAAGTAAGGGTACATTAACCCAGTTTCAGCATACattttttttagttgttgttgttctcaGTTTTGTGCTATAGAATGAATAAGGAGGGCATATGAATGAAGGAGAAGGGGCATTTATAGGTGTCgaagaaaaaagggaaaggaGGAGAGAGTACAAGGAGAAGCAgcagagagagaggagaaagagatACAGCCGTaatgaaagagaaagagagagtaaaGGAGGAGGGTGAAAGGGGGTTGGAAAAGAATCTGTTTTTGTCTGTTTCTCACACTCTTCTTTCAATTAAATAGAATTTTtacaataaacaaataataataataataatagggcATGGCACGGCGGATGGAACTGTTTCTCTCTTAACCAGAGGTTTTGTTGGTAGGAAGTGTTATTCTCAATGAGTCCCTATATGACGTGAATTTAAATTAGTCAAACTTCAATATAAGTACCCAATACAGAATGAGAACCCCCtccacccccccacccccacc encodes the following:
- the LOC107863128 gene encoding zinc finger protein CONSTANS-LIKE 9 isoform X1; protein product: MYAETGLMYPYFQSFPSDVQHFDDFSSSNETNAASMGSTISEYDLGGEGDLFKAPQPILEEPLMGIDPVTAAISMISCSEDAISPQGLKVSDLETSFENEQLLSEVFYECNKDLFGKDAIDITFSEALDMKIPIVKPDGNLTADENLVSEGSFQKSVSSGCLSSMEWIQAAPVRPNFIDFGGMDFGAVYGMRRAFSEGDIKTLGNGNINLIHSPRGQPQIVGASTSEVRKEQLTRYRNKKNKRNFGRKIKYACRKALADSQPRIRGRFAKTEEIETWKKH
- the LOC107863128 gene encoding zinc finger protein CO3 isoform X3, with protein sequence MGIDPVTAAISMISCSEDAISPQGLKVSDLETSFENEQLLSEVFYECNKDLFGKDAIDITFSEALDMKIPIVKPDGNLTADENLVSEGSFQKSVSSGCLSSMEWIQAAPVRPNFIDFGGMDFGAVYGMRRAFSEGDIKTLGNGNINLIHSPRGQPQIVGASTSEVRKEQLTRYRNKKNKRNFGRKIKYACRKALADSQPRIRGRFAKTEEIETWKKH
- the LOC107863128 gene encoding zinc finger protein CO3 isoform X2, which encodes MGSTISEYDLGGEGDLFKAPQPILEEPLMGIDPVTAAISMISCSEDAISPQGLKVSDLETSFENEQLLSEVFYECNKDLFGKDAIDITFSEALDMKIPIVKPDGNLTADENLVSEGSFQKSVSSGCLSSMEWIQAAPVRPNFIDFGGMDFGAVYGMRRAFSEGDIKTLGNGNINLIHSPRGQPQIVGASTSEVRKEQLTRYRNKKNKRNFGRKIKYACRKALADSQPRIRGRFAKTEEIETWKKH